One Tumebacillus sp. BK434 genomic window carries:
- a CDS encoding condensation domain-containing protein has product MKSLQERLAALSPEQRALFEQQVMRKTLSVRSERTAQQIPRRGHNRPSPLSFDQERLWRLHQKAPDLPTYNVYGAIRLSGTLHAGAMERAVNEIIRRHEAWRTVFRTVDGEVRQIVQQHLQLQMAEVDLTHLPLGEQEAAVQQVIGEEVTRPFDLETGPLLRVKLVRLAEGESCLVLTVHHLVTDRVSFSIVFEELTAHYRAFLQGAAPTLPEPAIQYADYAEWQHGYLTGEVREKLLGYWKHKLAGSAFVLQLPADFPRPDVQSHRGARVFFTIQKALAARLKALGQREGATGFMVLLAAFQVLLHKLSGQEDILVGTPVANRGRKETARVIGYFLTSSVLRTELNGQLSFWDVLRRVRETALEAFAHQELPFRLLHEALELPEDTSRNPVFQAMFVYVDVDDHPLQLPGLSIRYDLLDAGTAKYDLTVGLVEREGGLECFLEYSPDLFLAETVEEFAASWLLMLQNIIENPAGRICTF; this is encoded by the coding sequence ATGAAGAGTTTGCAAGAGCGGCTGGCCGCACTATCGCCGGAGCAGCGCGCTCTGTTTGAGCAGCAAGTGATGCGCAAGACGCTGTCGGTCAGAAGCGAGCGGACGGCGCAGCAGATCCCGCGCCGCGGGCACAACCGGCCAAGCCCGCTGTCGTTCGATCAGGAGCGGCTGTGGCGGTTGCATCAGAAGGCGCCCGATTTGCCGACGTACAATGTCTACGGCGCGATCCGGCTTTCCGGCACGCTCCACGCCGGGGCGATGGAGCGTGCGGTCAACGAGATCATTCGCCGCCACGAAGCATGGCGGACAGTGTTTCGCACGGTGGACGGCGAGGTCAGGCAAATCGTGCAGCAGCACTTGCAGCTGCAAATGGCAGAAGTGGATCTGACACACCTGCCGCTTGGGGAGCAGGAAGCGGCCGTGCAGCAGGTGATCGGGGAGGAAGTCACACGCCCGTTCGATCTGGAGACCGGGCCGCTCCTGCGGGTGAAGCTGGTGCGGCTTGCGGAGGGGGAAAGCTGTCTGGTGCTGACGGTGCACCATCTGGTGACCGACCGGGTGTCGTTTTCGATCGTATTTGAGGAGCTGACGGCGCACTACCGGGCGTTTTTGCAAGGCGCAGCGCCGACGCTCCCGGAGCCGGCGATTCAATATGCGGATTACGCAGAATGGCAGCACGGGTACTTGACGGGGGAGGTGCGCGAGAAACTGCTGGGCTATTGGAAACACAAATTGGCCGGCAGCGCGTTCGTGCTGCAGCTCCCGGCCGATTTCCCGAGGCCCGACGTGCAGTCGCATCGCGGGGCGCGCGTGTTTTTCACGATCCAAAAGGCGCTGGCCGCCCGGCTGAAAGCGCTCGGACAGCGCGAAGGGGCGACCGGGTTCATGGTGCTGCTGGCAGCCTTTCAGGTGCTCCTGCACAAGCTGAGCGGACAGGAAGACATCCTCGTCGGCACGCCGGTCGCCAATCGCGGGCGGAAAGAGACGGCAAGGGTGATCGGGTATTTTTTGACCAGCTCCGTGCTGCGGACCGAGCTGAACGGGCAGCTGAGCTTTTGGGACGTGCTCAGACGTGTGCGCGAGACGGCGCTGGAAGCGTTTGCTCATCAGGAGCTGCCGTTTCGCCTGCTGCACGAAGCGTTGGAGCTGCCCGAGGATACGAGCCGCAACCCTGTTTTTCAAGCGATGTTCGTCTACGTCGATGTCGACGACCATCCTTTGCAGTTGCCGGGCCTGTCGATCCGCTACGACCTGCTCGATGCCGGAACGGCCAAATATGACCTCACCGTCGGGCTCGTCGAGCGCGAAGGCGGACTGGAATGCTTTTTGGAGTACAGCCCCGACCTGTTCCTCGCCGAGACGGTGGAGGAGTTCGCCGCGAGCTGGCTCCTGATGCTGCAAAACATCATCGAGAATCCTGCAGGCAGAATTTGCACATTCTAA